The DNA sequence GAGCTCCTGGGCGGCGGCGATGGTCTCCTCGATCTGGGCCTGGGAGTCGGCGTACTCGGTGGTGACGGAGTGCTGCATCACCACCACGTAGCCGGAGTCCAGGTCGAACTCGTGGCCGACTCCCGCGTAGCGTTCGAACGGGTCGAACCCGTCATCGGGCTCGGCCATCACGCGCGCGGCGAGGTCCACCGACGGGCACCCGGTCACGAACACCGACTCGGGGTCCTCCCCCATCCGGATCACCCGGTCGGCAGCCTGCTGGTTCGCCACGAAATGCAGGTTGGACAGCTTGGTGACGGCGTGGCGGACCTTCTCGTCGATCGATCCCGTCACCTCGCCGCCCAGGACGTGGGCGACGGGGATGTTCAGGTAGGAGGCGGCGATGGCCGTGGCGATGGTCTCGTAGCGATCGGCCACGCTGATCACCGCGTCGGGCTTCAGGTTGTCGAAGATGGTGGCCAGCTCCACCACGCCCAGGCCGGTGGACTTCGCCGTGGTCACCAGGTTCTCGCCCTCCACCACCATGTACACGACGGCGTCGGGCTGGAACCCGTCGGCCCGGATGACGTCGATGGCGGGGCCGTACCGTTCCAGCAGGGCCGAGGCCCCCACGATCAGCTGGAGCTCGAGCCCCGGGTGGTCCCGGACCGCCTCCAGGACGGTCTTGATGCGCGCGTAGCTGGGCCGGGCCGTCACGACGACGCAGATCCGGCGCGCGGTCACCGGGCCGCCCGCTCCGACACGGATTCCCGGAACCACCGCACCGTCGCCTCCACCGCATCCTTCCAGTCGGCCCGGGGCTCCCAGTCCAGCAGCTCGCGGGCCCGGCTGATGTCGGCACGCGTGTGGCGGACGTCCCCGGCCCGCATGGGCGTGGTCACCGGCTCGATCCAGGTGTCCATCGCGTCGGAGACGGCCCGCAGGACCTCGTTCACGGTCTTGGGCCGGCCCCCGCCCACGTTCATCACCGCGCCGTCGGCCCGGCCGTCCGCCGCGGCCGCCGCGAGGTTCGCCCGGACGACGTCGTCGATGTAGCTGAAGTCCCGGGACTGCTCCCCGTCCCAGTGGACCTCCGGAGCCGTTCCGTCGGCCAGGGCCTTGATGAACGCGGGGAACACGGCGGCGTACTTCGACTCGGGGTGCTGGCCGGGCCCGAAGACGTTGAAGTACCGCAGCGAGACCGTGGACAGGCCCTTCACCCTGGTCCACACGCGGCAGTACTGCTCCCCGGCCAGCTTGCTGACGGCGTACGGCGACCGGGGGTCGGTGGGCATGTCCTCCTGGTTGACCGGTGCGGTGGAGTCGCCGTAGACGCTCGAGCTGGACGCGTAGACGACCCGGCGAACCCCCGCCTCCTCCGCCGCGACCAGGACGTGCAGGGTGCCCGCGGCGTTGCACTGCTCCACCAGCACCGGCTCGTCGATCGAGCGGGGGACGCTCCGGACGGCCCCCTGATGGAAGACCACGTCGACGCCCCGGCAGGCCGCCCTCAGCGCGTCGAGGTCCCGAAGGTCCCCCAGCACCATGGTGGCCCCGGCCGGCACGTTCTCCTCGAACCCGGTCAGGAAGTTGTCGAACACCCGGACCTCCCGGCCCTCGGCGACCAGGGTGCGGGCGATGGCCGAGCCGATGAAGCCGGCCCCTCCGGTCACCAGGGCGGTCCCGTCTCCCGACATCGCACGGTTCGCCATCAGGCCAGCGGCTCCGAGGCGGCGTGGCCGTTGGGCTCGAAGGACTCGAGGGCCCGCCGTACGCTCGCCAGCGAGAACACCCATCTCCCGCCCGGCGTCCGCATCGCTTCCAACCGCCCGGTGTCCGCCCACCGGCGGACGGTGGCGGGGCACACCCGGAACAGCAGGGCGACCTCCCGCGACGACAGCACCGGGTCCTCCTCTCCCAGGGCCAACAGCAAGCTCCCCAGCCAGGGGCGAAGGGACTCGATGAGCCGCCTTCGTTCGGCACCCGTCACCGTGGTCACGAGGTCAGCCCGCACGCTCTCCATGGACGCTCCTTCCGACCCGCAGCCGCCGCCGGCGCGGGAAACCGCGCCCGGCCCGCTCGACGGGATGGGGCTGACGAGATGCACTGTTCGGATCGAATCGCACACAACGCACGCATCGAACCAATGGGACAAGGCGCGCGTAAGGCACCGGTTGCGCAGACCCTAGGGGCGTGCTCCCGGGGTGTCAAGGTCCCCCGGGCGTAGCGTCGCCACCGCGTTCACCGGGTCCGCGGGTCCGCCCTCCGGAAGGGGGACCTTTTGCGGCGACCGATGCTAGCCTTCCGCGACCGGCCCTCCGATCGAGGCCGGCCCGTCCCATGCAGCCATCCACCAGAAAGACCTTCCGGCACAGGTTCGCGGCTCCCGCCGCGGCCTTTCTCGTCGTCCTGGGGATCGGGGCGGTGGGACCGGCATCGCGAACGGCCCTGGCGGCCGGCCCGATCACGTCGCAGAAGGACGTGCCCTACGAGACCGTGAACGGGCAGACCCTGGCCATGGACGTCTACCTCCCCCACGGGGCCGGACCCCATCCGGGCGTCCTCCTCGCCCACCCAGGGCAGTTTCGGGCCGGGGGTCGAGCGCACCTCGCTCCCCTGGCCCGCTTCCTGGCCGTGCACGGATACGTCGCGTTCACCATCGACTACCGCCTGGCCCCCCAATTCCCGTATCCGGCGGCGGTCCAGGACGCCATCCAGGCTCTCGCCTACATGCGCGCCCACGCGGACGAGTTCAACCTCGACCCCACGCGCATCGGCGCGGCCGGCACGTCCGCCGGAGGGACGATCGCGGGCTCGCTGGGCACGAGCTGCGGCCGGGGGACGACCGGCGGGCAGGTCGCCGCGGTGGCCTCCCTGTCCGGTCCGATGGACCTGCTGAACCTGGTGCAGCAGGCGCCCACGACGCGGGGTCCGGTCTTCTCGTACGCGGTTGGCCACCGGACCCCGGGCATCAACGTGGACGCGCTCCTCACGGCAGCGTCCCCGGCCGCCCACGTCAGTCCGGATTCGGCCCCCTTCCTCATGGCCCTCAACCCCGCCGAGCCGTTCCCCGCCGCGCAGTACACCGAGATGGCCGGCCTGTTGCGGGCCGCACACGTCCCCGTGGAGTTCTTCCGTCCCCCGCCGGGCTCCTACTTCCACGCCGTCAATGTCCGGACCCTGCGGTTCCTGAATCACTACGTGGCCGACTACACGGGAACGCCCAGCGCGCCGGCGAGGGCCTGCGTCGTGTCGGCCGGCACGACGCCGGCGACGACGCCTCCACCGACCCCGTCCCCAACGCCCTCCGCCACCTCGAGTCCGGCGCCGACCCCGCCGGCCTCCTCCCCGCCGGCCCACCGGGGAAGCGGAGGCTCGAAGGTCTTCCTGTTCGTCGGGATCGGCGTGGCGGTGGTCGTCGTGCTGGGGCTGTGGGCAAGGGCCTACTTCCGTAGACCGACCTTCTAGCTGCTCGCGGGGGCCTGCCGCTTCCCCTCGATGAGGGCCGCCAGGTCGCCGATGGTGCCGAAGTTGTCCTCGACCAGCTCCTCGTCGGCGATCTCGACGCCGAACTCGCTCTCCACGAACCCGACGATCTGGTAGATGCCGATCGAGTCGATCACCCCGCTCGTCAGGAGCGGATAGTCGTCGGTCAGCTCGTTCGCGGTGGCCTCGGGCTGGAGCTCCTCGACGATGAAGCCACGGAGCTTCTCCTGTGTGCTCATGGGCCGGCTCTCCTCGATCTCGATGGTCAGCGGGTTGTCATCTACCACAAGCACGGCGCGCTTCGCACGCGCCGTCCGTCGGGGAGGAGATTACGCCGTTGAGCGCTTGTCACTCCGGATCGGCCTGGCTATCCTTGGCCGCCGAGGTTCGCCGGCACTGTGTTGCCGGAAAGGTCGACCCTTTAGGGACCGTTCGATAGACTCGGGCCCACGAGGCCCCTGGAGGGCAGGAAGGTCCACCTGGTGGAACACTCCCATACCGAGCATCAGACCGACCTGAAGGAATACCTGCGCGTACTCCGCACGCGCAAGTGGAGCATCATCCTGATTACCGCCATCCTGACGGGCGCGGCCCTGTTCTACTCGTTCCGCCAGACCCCCATCTACCAGGCCCAGTCCAGGGTGGTGGTCCAGGCGTTCGTCCTCAACCCTCTCCAGAGCGTCGGGGGGCCCCAGCAGGTGGACCTGCCCACCGAGGCCCAGCTGGTGGCCACCCAGGCGGTGGCGAAGATCGCGGCCGCCGACCTCGGCTTCACGGGAAGGCCGGCCCAGGGACTCCTGCACGGCCTCAAGGTCCAGATCGTGAACGGGACGACCGTCCTCGGGATCGCATACCGCAGCCCCAACCCGGCCCTGGCCGCCCAGGCCGCCAACGCCTTCGCCAAGGCGTATCTCGAGTACCGGCGCGAGCAGGCCCTGGCGTCGTTCGCGCAGGCCGCGGCCACCCTCCAGACCCAGATCGACACCAGCCAGGCCAAGCTCAGACAGCTCAGCAAGCAGATCTCCGCCCTCGAGGCCAAGAAGAAGCCCGATCGCAGCAAGCTGGCCTCGCTCCAGACGCAGCAGAGCCAGGAGATCGCCCAGCTCGCGGTGCTCCAGCAGCAGCTGACGACATACCTCAACACCGCTCCGATCACCCAGGGTGGGGGCCAGGTCATCGCCACGGCCAACGTCCCCACCTCGCCGGTCAGCCCCAACCACATCCGGACGGGGGCGTTCGCCTTCGTGCTGGGACTGGGCCTGGGCATCGGCCTGGCCTTCCTGCGGGAGCGCCTCGACGACAGCATCCGCACCCGCCAGGAGCTGGAGCGCCGGCTGGGCGCGCCCGTCCTGGCCACTGTGCCTCGCATCTCCAAGTGGAAGCGGGGTGACGATGCCTTCCTGGTGACCCTGACCGACCCGAAGAACCCGGTCAGCGAGGCCTACCGGACCCTGCGGACCAACCTCCAGTTCCTGGCGACGAAAGGGGACCTCCAGACCATCCTGGTGACGAGCGCCACGGCGGGCGACGGCAAGACCGCCACCTCGGCCAACCTGGCCATCGTTTTGGCCCAGGCCGGCCGGCGGGTGGTGCTGGTGTCCGCGGACCTCCGGCGGCCCCGGGTCCACCGGTTCCTGAACGTGTCGAACGAGGCGGGCCTGTCGCTGGTGCTGGCCGACTCGGTCCCCGTGTGGCAGGCCGTGAAGGACCCGGGTGTCCCGAACCTGCGGGTCATCCCCAGCGGTCCCGTGCCGCCGAACCCCGCCGAGCTGCTCCAGAGCGACCGGATGGGCGAGTTCCTGCAACAGGTCCAGGAGTTCGCGGACTTCGTGATCATCGACACGCCGCCCGTGCTGGCCGTGGCCGACGCCTCCATCCTGAGCGCCCGGGTGGACGGGACGCTGTTCGTGGTGGACGCGGACACCGCCAGCCGTACGGCGACGGTCCAGGCCCGGGACCAGCTGGAGAACGCCGGGGCGCGGGTCATCGGCGCGGTGTTCAACAAGTTCGACCCAAGCCAGGCCGGCGCCTACCCGTACTACTACTACTACTACTATCACTACGCGGAGCTCCAGGATCAGGACGGCAAGGTCTCCACCAATGGCGACGCCCACAAGAGCAGGTTCTCCCGACGCGGCAAGAAGGCCCAGAAGGCTGCTGCCGAGGCCGACCTCGACCTGCCCGACGCGACCTGATCCCCCGAACCTTCAGGCCCCCTCCGCCCGCGCCGATACTCCGACCGTGACGTTTCGCGACGCTGCCCGCACCCCGGTTCCACCGGGGGCGCCGGCCGGAGAGTGAGGGGAATCGTGCGCTACCTGATCACGGGAGGAGCCGGCTTCATCGGCTCCCATCTGACCGACGCTTACGTCCGGGACGGCCACGAGGTGACCATCCTCGACGACCTGTCCACCGGCAGCGACCAGAACATCCGCACGCATCTGGACGGGCGCACCGCGCGCCTGGTCACGGGGTCCGTCCTGGACTCCGCCCTGGTCCGGGAGCTCGTGGCCGAGGCCGACGCGGTCATCCACCTGGCGGCCACCGTGGGCGTCGAGCTCGTGGTGCGCGACCCGCTGCGGGCCATCGAGAACAACGTCGAGGGGACCCGCACGGTCCTGTCCGCGTGCAGCGAGCACCGGACGCGCGTGCTGCTCACCTCGACCTCCGAGATCTACGGGAAGAACACCTCCGATCGGCTGCACGAGGACGCCGACCGGATCATGGGCTCGCCGTCCAAGGCTCGGTGGGCCTACGCCACGTCCAAAGTGGTCGACGAGGTCCTCGCGTACGAGCACTGGCGCCAGCATGGAACGCCGACTGTGGTTGCGCGCCTGTTCAACTGCTCCGGGCCCCGGCAGACCGGGAGCTACGGGATGGTCATCCCCCGCTTCGTGCGCCAGGCCCTCCAGGGCGAGGACGTCACCGTGTACGGGGACGGCCTCCAGACGCGCTGCTTCTGCCACGTGGCCGACACGGTGGCCGGGCTGATGGGTCTGGTAGCACACTCGGAGGCGGTGGGACAGCCCTACAACATCGGCGGCTCGGGGGAGATCACCATGCGCGACCTGGCCGAGCGGGTCATCGAGCTGGCGGGGTCGAGCTCCCGGATCCGGTTCCTGACCTACGAGGAGGCCTACGAGCCGGGGTTCGAGGACATGCAGCGCCGGGTCCCGGACATCACCCGCGTCCACGAGCTGACCGGGTGGCAGCCCACCCGCTCGCTGGACGACATCATCGGCGACGTGGTGGCGGAGGAGCGCCAGCGCCTCCAGGCGTCCGTCCTGCCCAGGGCGTAACTCCGCTCAGGCCGGCGGGACGGGCACGGCGGGCGCCTCCGTCGATTCCAGGACGCCCTGGACCGACGCCAGAGCAGCCGACGCCACGGGCTGGGCGGCGCCCGCGATGGGGGTCTCCGTGGCCGAGCACAGCGCCTCGATGATGTCGGCGACGGCGTTGGCCAGCCGCACGCTCTGCTCCATCGAGTACACCCGCACCCCCCGCTGGAGCAGCACGTTGTAGAACTGGTCCAGCGCGGCCCGCTGGTCCCCCAGGAGGTTGGCCTCCGACACCTGGAGCGCCGACGCCAGCCGGGCCAGGGTCTCGATCGAGGGAAGCACGTGCCCGTTCTCGTACCGGGAGAGCCGGGCCTTGGGGATGCCGCTGCGCTCCTCCAGGGCCGACTGGGACAGCCCGGCGTGGAGCCGGACCTCTCGCAAGCGCTGACCGAAGCTGTGGTCCTCCCTCACGCGCCCCCCCGATAGCAGACCGACCCCGGCGAACCGCGCGAGTGTAACATTCCACTCCGACCGCTCCGGGGCGTTCCGGCTGCCCCCACCCAAACGGAAGGGGCCGGCGCGGGCCGGCCCATCTCCGCGGCGCTTCCGGATGGACTACTTGACGTCGACCGACGCCCCGGCGGCCTCGAGCTTCTCCTTGGCCGCGTCGGCCTGCTCCTTCGGGACCCGCTCCAGCACCGGCTTGGGAGCGCTGTCCACGAGGTCCTTGGCCTCTTTCAGGCCCAGGTTGGTGAGGGCCCGGACCTCCTTGATGACCTGGATCTTCTTGTCGCCGGCAGCCTGGAGGACGACGTCGAACTCCGTCTGCTCCTCCTCCTCCTCGGCGGCGGCGCCACCTCCTCCCGCGCCCGGTGCCGCGACCACCTGCGTGGCCATGGCGGCCTGGACACCGAACGCCTCCTCGAACCTACCGATGAACTCGGAGAGCTCCAGGAGGGTCATCTCCTTGAACTGGTCCAGCAGGTCCTCGGTGCTCATCTTCTTCGTGGCCACCGCTCGTCACTCCTTTCCTTCACCGGAGGCCTCCGCCTCCGGCTCGCTCTCACTGTTGGGCTCTTCGTCGCCGGCCCCCGCCTCTGCCTCCTCCGCTGCGGGTTCCGGCTCCGCCGCGGCGGACGCCTCGGGCTCCGCCGGTCCCGGCACCTTCTCCTTGTACGCCTCCAGGACCGACAGGAACCGGCTCTGGAGGGCCTGGAACATGTAGGCGGCCCGGGACATCTCCGACTTCGCCAGGCCGGCCAGGCGGGCCAGCAGCACCTCACGCGGCGGCGTGGTGGCCAGGGCCTGGGCCTGCTCGGCGGACAGCACCCGGCCCTCCATGTAGCCGCCCTTGATCGACATGGTGCGGTACCGCCGGATGGCCTCGACCAGGCTCTTGGCGGCGGCGATGGGGTCCCCGTCCACGAACGCGACCGCGGTCGGGCCCTC is a window from the Actinomycetota bacterium genome containing:
- the neuC gene encoding UDP-N-acetylglucosamine 2-epimerase codes for the protein MTARRICVVVTARPSYARIKTVLEAVRDHPGLELQLIVGASALLERYGPAIDVIRADGFQPDAVVYMVVEGENLVTTAKSTGLGVVELATIFDNLKPDAVISVADRYETIATAIAASYLNIPVAHVLGGEVTGSIDEKVRHAVTKLSNLHFVANQQAADRVIRMGEDPESVFVTGCPSVDLAARVMAEPDDGFDPFERYAGVGHEFDLDSGYVVVMQHSVTTEYADSQAQIEETIAAAQELRSATFWFWPNVDAGSDLISKGLRIFRETHDLPFLYFFKNMAPEDFLRLLRGATCLIGNSSVGIREAAHMGVPVVNIGSRQSGRDRGPNVLDVPHDRVAIVEAVRKHMANGPCPRSSLYGDGKAGVRIAALLAEQPLRIDKRIRY
- a CDS encoding NAD-dependent epimerase/dehydratase family protein, producing MANRAMSGDGTALVTGGAGFIGSAIARTLVAEGREVRVFDNFLTGFEENVPAGATMVLGDLRDLDALRAACRGVDVVFHQGAVRSVPRSIDEPVLVEQCNAAGTLHVLVAAEEAGVRRVVYASSSSVYGDSTAPVNQEDMPTDPRSPYAVSKLAGEQYCRVWTRVKGLSTVSLRYFNVFGPGQHPESKYAAVFPAFIKALADGTAPEVHWDGEQSRDFSYIDDVVRANLAAAAADGRADGAVMNVGGGRPKTVNEVLRAVSDAMDTWIEPVTTPMRAGDVRHTRADISRARELLDWEPRADWKDAVEATVRWFRESVSERAAR
- a CDS encoding helix-turn-helix domain-containing protein codes for the protein MRADLVTTVTGAERRRLIESLRPWLGSLLLALGEEDPVLSSREVALLFRVCPATVRRWADTGRLEAMRTPGGRWVFSLASVRRALESFEPNGHAASEPLA
- a CDS encoding alpha/beta hydrolase, which produces MGPASRTALAAGPITSQKDVPYETVNGQTLAMDVYLPHGAGPHPGVLLAHPGQFRAGGRAHLAPLARFLAVHGYVAFTIDYRLAPQFPYPAAVQDAIQALAYMRAHADEFNLDPTRIGAAGTSAGGTIAGSLGTSCGRGTTGGQVAAVASLSGPMDLLNLVQQAPTTRGPVFSYAVGHRTPGINVDALLTAASPAAHVSPDSAPFLMALNPAEPFPAAQYTEMAGLLRAAHVPVEFFRPPPGSYFHAVNVRTLRFLNHYVADYTGTPSAPARACVVSAGTTPATTPPPTPSPTPSATSSPAPTPPASSPPAHRGSGGSKVFLFVGIGVAVVVVLGLWARAYFRRPTF
- a CDS encoding acyl carrier protein, which gives rise to MLVVDDNPLTIEIEESRPMSTQEKLRGFIVEELQPEATANELTDDYPLLTSGVIDSIGIYQIVGFVESEFGVEIADEELVEDNFGTIGDLAALIEGKRQAPASS
- a CDS encoding polysaccharide biosynthesis tyrosine autokinase — encoded protein: MEHSHTEHQTDLKEYLRVLRTRKWSIILITAILTGAALFYSFRQTPIYQAQSRVVVQAFVLNPLQSVGGPQQVDLPTEAQLVATQAVAKIAAADLGFTGRPAQGLLHGLKVQIVNGTTVLGIAYRSPNPALAAQAANAFAKAYLEYRREQALASFAQAAATLQTQIDTSQAKLRQLSKQISALEAKKKPDRSKLASLQTQQSQEIAQLAVLQQQLTTYLNTAPITQGGGQVIATANVPTSPVSPNHIRTGAFAFVLGLGLGIGLAFLRERLDDSIRTRQELERRLGAPVLATVPRISKWKRGDDAFLVTLTDPKNPVSEAYRTLRTNLQFLATKGDLQTILVTSATAGDGKTATSANLAIVLAQAGRRVVLVSADLRRPRVHRFLNVSNEAGLSLVLADSVPVWQAVKDPGVPNLRVIPSGPVPPNPAELLQSDRMGEFLQQVQEFADFVIIDTPPVLAVADASILSARVDGTLFVVDADTASRTATVQARDQLENAGARVIGAVFNKFDPSQAGAYPYYYYYYYHYAELQDQDGKVSTNGDAHKSRFSRRGKKAQKAAAEADLDLPDAT
- a CDS encoding GDP-mannose 4,6-dehydratase; translated protein: MRYLITGGAGFIGSHLTDAYVRDGHEVTILDDLSTGSDQNIRTHLDGRTARLVTGSVLDSALVRELVAEADAVIHLAATVGVELVVRDPLRAIENNVEGTRTVLSACSEHRTRVLLTSTSEIYGKNTSDRLHEDADRIMGSPSKARWAYATSKVVDEVLAYEHWRQHGTPTVVARLFNCSGPRQTGSYGMVIPRFVRQALQGEDVTVYGDGLQTRCFCHVADTVAGLMGLVAHSEAVGQPYNIGGSGEITMRDLAERVIELAGSSSRIRFLTYEEAYEPGFEDMQRRVPDITRVHELTGWQPTRSLDDIIGDVVAEERQRLQASVLPRA
- the rplL gene encoding 50S ribosomal protein L7/L12, yielding MSTEDLLDQFKEMTLLELSEFIGRFEEAFGVQAAMATQVVAAPGAGGGGAAAEEEEEQTEFDVVLQAAGDKKIQVIKEVRALTNLGLKEAKDLVDSAPKPVLERVPKEQADAAKEKLEAAGASVDVK
- the rplJ gene encoding 50S ribosomal protein L10, with product MPKTEKVEKVRELTERIEGSQAVFLTDFRGLTVLDATDLRRSLRQTGTRFAVVKNTLMKRAAGEAGTPELEVFLEGPTAVAFVDGDPIAAAKSLVEAIRRYRTMSIKGGYMEGRVLSAEQAQALATTPPREVLLARLAGLAKSEMSRAAYMFQALQSRFLSVLEAYKEKVPGPAEPEASAAAEPEPAAEEAEAGAGDEEPNSESEPEAEASGEGKE